In the genome of Nocardioides seonyuensis, one region contains:
- a CDS encoding glutamine amidotransferase, with protein sequence MRPFLFLGTRAEDLVAEQEYDAMLAGTGLRPDELVRVRLEAGPLGDIDLDDWSGVILGGGPFNMSDPQELKSSVQRRVEAELHDLAERVVATDTPFLGACYGIGVLGTRAGGVVDRTYGEAIGALPVRLSADGLADPLFGELPEVFNAYLGHKEAVSQLPEGAVLLASTDTCPVHAFRLGRNVYATQFHPELDAAALCDRVDAYSAHGYYELHEQESLKTAAREAQVTEPVRLLARFVELYARA encoded by the coding sequence ATGCGTCCCTTCCTCTTTCTCGGCACCCGGGCTGAGGACCTCGTCGCCGAACAGGAGTACGACGCCATGCTCGCGGGGACCGGCCTGCGCCCTGACGAGCTGGTGCGTGTCCGGCTCGAGGCCGGCCCGCTCGGCGACATCGACCTTGACGACTGGTCCGGGGTCATCCTCGGCGGCGGGCCCTTCAACATGTCCGACCCCCAGGAGCTCAAGTCGTCGGTCCAGCGCCGCGTGGAGGCCGAGCTGCACGACCTCGCCGAGCGCGTCGTCGCGACCGACACTCCCTTCCTCGGGGCTTGCTACGGGATCGGCGTGCTCGGCACGCGGGCCGGCGGAGTCGTCGACCGGACGTACGGCGAAGCCATCGGCGCCCTCCCGGTCCGGCTGAGCGCCGACGGTCTGGCGGACCCGCTCTTCGGCGAGCTGCCCGAGGTGTTCAACGCCTACCTCGGGCACAAGGAGGCGGTGTCCCAGCTGCCCGAGGGCGCGGTGCTCCTGGCATCCACCGACACATGCCCGGTCCACGCGTTCCGCCTCGGTCGCAACGTCTACGCGACTCAGTTCCACCCCGAGCTGGACGCCGCCGCCCTGTGCGACAGGGTCGACGCCTACAGCGCCCACGGCTACTACGAGCTCCACGAGCAGGAATCGCTCAAGACGGCAGCTCGCGAGGCGCAGGTGACCGAGCCCGTCCGGCTGCTCGCCCGGTTCGTCGAGCTCTACGCCCGTGCCTGA
- a CDS encoding HNH endonuclease signature motif containing protein — translation MSISASDPQHGWRAPGTELVASPHVAGVLARVGEALDELGSLSLGALSDPDVTRVLETATSAVGRVTAQACRVSAEADRRRLGDEIGARHTHQWWARRTRLTRGEAARLVRLGKSFESEVHGPVGEALAAGDLRVDQAQVIVVAVEAIPDEVETLDGQVRHIDASVRAQARDHLLKIAADHDAKMLRRVGKRILDVVAPEVGEALEQQLLEKEAQNAAATAFLKLHDDGHGKTWGRFALPTHQGAALKLALHAIANPARHDHDDLKDSKTGEWRPTPQRLGQAFGEFIERYPTGQLPQSAGVNATVVVTLDLKALHTGLGVATLGNGDRISASTARRLACEAGIIPLVLGGKSMPLDVGRSKRFHTRYQRIALTVRDKGCTAEGCDMPPDACHAHHDLEWSADQGPTNVDTGRLLCPHHHRRAHDARYDTRISPDNKVSFHRRT, via the coding sequence GTGAGCATCTCCGCCAGCGACCCGCAGCACGGGTGGCGTGCGCCGGGCACCGAGCTGGTCGCTTCGCCGCACGTGGCTGGGGTGTTGGCGCGGGTGGGCGAGGCGCTGGACGAGCTCGGCTCGCTTTCGCTGGGCGCGCTGTCTGACCCGGACGTGACACGGGTGCTGGAGACGGCCACCTCGGCTGTCGGCCGGGTGACCGCGCAGGCTTGCCGGGTCTCAGCCGAGGCCGACCGGCGCCGCTTGGGTGATGAGATCGGGGCACGCCACACCCATCAGTGGTGGGCACGCCGCACGCGGCTCACCCGCGGCGAGGCCGCACGGCTGGTGCGACTCGGGAAGTCATTCGAGTCCGAGGTGCATGGTCCGGTCGGCGAGGCTCTGGCCGCAGGTGACCTGCGGGTGGACCAGGCGCAGGTGATCGTGGTTGCGGTCGAAGCGATCCCTGACGAGGTCGAGACCCTTGACGGGCAGGTGCGCCACATCGACGCGTCCGTGCGTGCCCAGGCGCGTGACCACCTCTTGAAGATCGCAGCCGACCACGACGCCAAGATGCTGCGCCGGGTCGGCAAGCGCATCCTCGACGTCGTCGCACCCGAGGTGGGTGAGGCGTTGGAGCAGCAGCTCCTCGAGAAGGAGGCGCAGAACGCTGCCGCGACCGCGTTCCTGAAGCTCCACGACGACGGCCACGGCAAGACCTGGGGCCGTTTCGCCCTCCCCACCCACCAGGGCGCCGCACTCAAGCTCGCGTTGCACGCGATCGCCAACCCCGCCCGCCACGACCACGACGACCTGAAGGACTCCAAGACCGGTGAATGGCGTCCGACTCCACAGCGACTCGGGCAGGCGTTCGGCGAGTTCATCGAGCGCTACCCGACCGGCCAGCTCCCCCAATCCGCGGGCGTGAACGCCACCGTCGTGGTCACCCTCGACCTCAAGGCCCTCCACACCGGCCTCGGCGTCGCGACGTTGGGCAACGGCGACCGGATCAGCGCCTCCACCGCCCGACGGCTGGCCTGCGAGGCCGGGATCATCCCGCTGGTGCTGGGCGGAAAGTCGATGCCGCTGGACGTCGGCCGCTCCAAGAGGTTCCACACCAGGTACCAGCGCATCGCACTGACCGTCCGTGACAAGGGCTGCACCGCCGAGGGCTGCGACATGCCACCGGATGCCTGCCACGCGCACCACGACCTCGAATGGTCAGCCGACCAGGGCCCCACCAACGTCGACACCGGGCGCCTGCTCTGCCCCCACCACCACAGACGAGCCCACGACGCCCGCTACGACACCCGGATCAGCCCCGACAACAAGGTGAGCTTCCACAGACGGACGTAG
- the mca gene encoding mycothiol conjugate amidase Mca: MSQVPRTGHASRAGLRLMHVHAHPDDESSKGAASTAMYVAQGVDVHVATCTGGERGSILNPKMDRPDILENITEIRRQEMERARDILGIRQDWLGFVDSGWPEGDPKPPLPEGCFGLVDVEVGAEPLVRLIREFKPHVLTTYDENGGYPHPDHIMCHKISVEAFHAAGDPERYPEAGEPWQPLKLYYSHGHSRPKAVALHEAMLAHGLESPWAERLETWPENPEWDARVTTKVHCSDYFGVRDQALLAHATQIDPDGWFFSIPREIQVETWPTEDFELVVSHVDTELPEDDLFAGITPDA; the protein is encoded by the coding sequence ATGTCCCAGGTTCCCCGCACCGGCCATGCCTCGCGCGCCGGCCTGCGTCTGATGCACGTCCACGCTCACCCCGACGACGAGTCGAGCAAGGGCGCGGCGTCGACGGCGATGTACGTCGCCCAGGGCGTCGACGTCCACGTGGCCACGTGCACCGGAGGCGAGCGCGGCTCCATCCTCAACCCCAAGATGGACCGCCCCGACATCCTCGAGAACATCACCGAGATCCGCCGCCAGGAGATGGAGCGCGCCCGCGATATCCTGGGGATCCGGCAGGACTGGCTCGGCTTCGTCGACTCCGGGTGGCCGGAGGGCGACCCCAAGCCGCCGCTGCCCGAGGGCTGCTTCGGCCTGGTCGACGTCGAGGTCGGTGCTGAGCCCCTGGTGAGGCTGATCCGCGAGTTCAAGCCACACGTCCTCACGACGTACGACGAGAACGGCGGCTACCCCCACCCCGACCACATCATGTGCCACAAGATCTCGGTCGAGGCGTTCCACGCCGCGGGCGACCCCGAGCGCTACCCGGAGGCGGGGGAGCCGTGGCAGCCGCTGAAGCTCTACTACTCCCACGGCCACAGCCGGCCCAAGGCGGTGGCGCTGCACGAGGCGATGCTGGCCCACGGGCTGGAGTCGCCCTGGGCCGAGCGCCTCGAGACCTGGCCCGAGAACCCCGAGTGGGACGCCCGCGTCACCACCAAGGTGCACTGCTCGGACTACTTCGGCGTCCGGGACCAGGCGCTTCTCGCCCACGCGACCCAGATCGACCCCGACGGCTGGTTCTTCTCGATCCCGCGCGAGATCCAGGTCGAGACGTGGCCCACCGAGGACTTCGAGCTCGTCGTCAGCCACGTCGACACCGAGCTCCCCGAGGACGACCTCTTCGCCGGGATCACACCCGACGCCTGA
- a CDS encoding calcium-binding protein codes for MLQRSTTLVVTALVAGALLSAPSSAASATAQTCQGRPATIVGTGPDIQGTPGDDVIVTGTSQFTYAVAGNDLVCISSGSPEDVYVEAGEGDDVVDASGSSTTSVLGNRADLGSGLDRYIGGPNHDEVRAEGFDDSVSGADVVIVEVTATPAGQPGTYTGSHLRVRSAAHDVEIDLKGTVLVGGILAAHIAGFSRADASAPRAIVRGNAKENSLSAYGCDVQIIGKGGDDYLRGASLGNRQPVCDLWAAEATMRGGSGDDYIKGLYGRNRLIGNSGNDEIHGGLKDDLLRGGSGNDDLSGSYGSDILLGNRGRDTADGGRWLSGRGRDRCRAERERRCER; via the coding sequence GTGCTTCAGCGTTCGACCACACTTGTTGTCACCGCGCTTGTTGCGGGGGCGCTGCTGAGCGCACCGTCGTCGGCGGCTTCGGCCACTGCTCAGACCTGCCAAGGCCGGCCGGCCACGATCGTCGGCACTGGCCCGGACATTCAGGGCACGCCGGGTGATGACGTCATCGTCACCGGCACCTCTCAGTTCACCTACGCTGTCGCTGGGAACGACCTGGTGTGCATCTCCTCAGGCTCGCCTGAGGACGTGTATGTGGAGGCGGGCGAGGGTGATGACGTGGTGGACGCGTCGGGGTCAAGCACGACGTCCGTGCTTGGGAACCGTGCTGATCTGGGGTCTGGGCTCGACCGCTACATCGGTGGTCCCAATCACGACGAGGTGCGTGCGGAGGGCTTCGATGACAGCGTTTCGGGTGCGGACGTTGTGATCGTCGAGGTCACCGCAACTCCAGCGGGCCAGCCCGGCACCTACACCGGTTCCCACCTCAGAGTCCGCAGCGCCGCACACGACGTGGAGATCGACTTGAAGGGAACCGTCCTGGTGGGCGGCATCCTTGCGGCCCACATCGCGGGATTCAGCCGTGCTGACGCATCCGCACCACGAGCAATCGTGCGTGGGAACGCCAAAGAGAACTCCCTGTCCGCCTACGGGTGCGACGTGCAGATCATCGGCAAGGGCGGAGACGACTACCTCCGCGGGGCCTCATTAGGGAACCGTCAACCCGTGTGTGACCTGTGGGCCGCGGAGGCCACCATGCGAGGCGGATCGGGCGACGATTACATAAAAGGTCTGTACGGACGCAACCGACTGATCGGAAACTCGGGCAACGACGAAATCCACGGTGGCCTCAAGGATGACCTCCTGCGCGGCGGCAGTGGCAACGACGACCTCTCCGGTTCGTACGGTTCGGACATCCTGTTGGGCAACCGTGGCAGGGACACGGCGGACGGCGGACGGTGGCTGAGCGGACGGGGGCGGGACCGCTGCAGGGCTGAGCGGGAACGCCGGTGCGAACGATGA
- a CDS encoding DUF4307 domain-containing protein yields MTTDLAQRYGAPSPWRRRTGLGLAVVVAVVGLGWLAWAAWFHSTPSVESELVGFNVESDHATSATVHVDLSDDLADSEDATCRLRAYAEDHTMVGELAFTPVDGVNEVVVRTERGATTVEGVGCTAPGQDRPR; encoded by the coding sequence GTGACGACCGACCTCGCCCAGCGGTACGGCGCCCCCTCCCCCTGGCGCCGCCGCACCGGCCTCGGGCTCGCGGTCGTCGTGGCCGTGGTGGGCCTCGGCTGGCTCGCCTGGGCCGCGTGGTTCCACAGCACCCCCTCCGTCGAGTCCGAGCTCGTGGGCTTCAACGTCGAGAGCGACCACGCCACCAGCGCCACCGTCCACGTCGACCTGTCCGACGACCTCGCCGACAGTGAGGACGCGACCTGCCGCCTGCGCGCCTACGCCGAGGACCACACGATGGTCGGCGAGCTCGCGTTCACCCCGGTCGACGGCGTCAACGAGGTCGTCGTACGCACCGAGCGGGGGGCGACCACAGTCGAGGGCGTCGGGTGCACCGCGCCGGGCCAGGACCGCCCCCGCTGA
- a CDS encoding DnaB-like helicase C-terminal domain-containing protein — MTLASDVLERVDRRLLDPDSAAPLWPTGFPLLDEALDGGLRAGTLNLLAGAQGEGKTTLVLQMARSSARSGRPVVFVSFELEAETLLQKCISAEAAETTEVSSLSTPLTVRQVRAAFEASDTVAGGLPERLGEHIGGIDALTAVSRYAGLLYIYRSTATQTTLDVIAGAVKDVLVEHGVAPLVVIDYLQKVCTPDHRGEEEKVTRITEGLKDLSIEFECPVLAISASDRAGLEPGTRMRARNMRGSTALAYEADVVMIMSNKADVVARHHLMYGANNGEHFKDWSVVTIEKNRSGYSGGEVEFRKHLECGRFDANGQAVSEKLVDERVYTE, encoded by the coding sequence TTGACCCTCGCGAGTGACGTGCTCGAGCGCGTCGACCGACGTTTGCTCGACCCCGACTCCGCCGCGCCGCTGTGGCCGACCGGGTTCCCACTGCTCGATGAGGCGCTCGACGGCGGGCTCCGCGCCGGCACGCTCAACCTGCTGGCCGGCGCCCAGGGCGAGGGCAAGACGACCTTGGTGCTGCAGATGGCTCGCAGCTCGGCACGTTCGGGACGACCGGTCGTCTTCGTGTCCTTCGAGCTCGAGGCCGAGACATTGTTGCAGAAGTGCATCTCCGCCGAGGCCGCCGAGACAACCGAGGTTTCGAGTCTCTCGACGCCTCTCACCGTGCGGCAGGTGCGGGCCGCGTTCGAGGCGTCAGACACCGTTGCGGGCGGCCTGCCCGAGCGTCTTGGCGAGCACATCGGTGGCATCGACGCGCTGACCGCCGTGAGTCGCTACGCCGGCTTGCTGTACATCTACCGTTCCACAGCGACCCAGACGACGCTCGACGTGATCGCGGGGGCTGTGAAGGACGTGCTGGTCGAGCACGGCGTCGCCCCCCTCGTGGTCATCGACTACCTGCAGAAGGTCTGTACGCCCGACCACAGGGGCGAGGAGGAGAAGGTCACGCGTATTACCGAGGGGTTGAAGGACCTCAGCATCGAGTTCGAGTGCCCAGTGCTTGCAATCTCCGCCTCCGACCGCGCCGGCCTCGAGCCGGGCACCAGGATGCGGGCCCGCAACATGCGCGGATCCACCGCTCTCGCCTACGAGGCCGACGTCGTGATGATCATGAGCAACAAGGCCGACGTGGTCGCGCGCCATCACCTCATGTATGGCGCCAACAATGGTGAGCACTTCAAGGACTGGTCCGTGGTGACCATCGAGAAGAACCGCTCTGGCTACAGCGGCGGCGAGGTGGAGTTCCGCAAGCACCTCGAGTGTGGACGCTTCGACGCCAATGGCCAGGCCGTCTCCGAGAAGCTGGTCGACGAACGGGTCTACACCGAGTAG
- the ilvA gene encoding threonine ammonia-lyase: MSDDVTLDDIRTAREAIADVAVRTPMEESRWLSALVGGPVWLKCENLQRTGSFKIRGAYLRISRLSEEERARGVVAASAGNHAQGVALAASTLGIKSTVFMPEGAPIPKEKATRGYGADVVFEGRYLEDSLAAARAFAERTGAVLIHPFDHADIMAGQGTLGLEVLEEVPDVKTVLVPTGGGGLLAGVALAIKSQRPDVRVVGIQAEGAAAYPGSLEAGHPVALGSMSTMADGIAVGCPGDIPFAAIRDHVDDIVTVSEESLSRALLSVVERAKLVVEPAGVAAVAALLDDPDAFETPAVAVLSGGNIDPLLLGKVIRHGLASAGRYLYLRVCIPDLPGGLASLLTEVGDAGANVLEVAHERISPTLNLNEVEVRIQLETRSETHAEQVRARLRECGYRVYE; encoded by the coding sequence GTGAGCGACGACGTGACGCTGGACGACATCCGGACCGCACGCGAGGCGATCGCCGACGTCGCGGTCCGGACCCCGATGGAGGAGTCGCGCTGGCTCTCGGCGCTGGTGGGCGGGCCGGTGTGGCTCAAGTGCGAGAACCTCCAGCGGACCGGCTCGTTCAAGATCCGCGGCGCCTACCTGCGCATCTCACGCCTCTCCGAGGAGGAGCGGGCGCGCGGTGTCGTGGCCGCGAGCGCCGGCAACCACGCCCAGGGGGTCGCGCTGGCCGCCAGCACGCTCGGCATCAAGTCCACGGTCTTCATGCCCGAGGGCGCGCCGATCCCCAAGGAGAAGGCGACCCGGGGCTACGGCGCCGACGTGGTGTTCGAGGGCCGCTACCTCGAGGACTCCCTGGCGGCGGCCCGGGCGTTCGCCGAGCGCACCGGCGCCGTGCTGATCCACCCCTTCGACCACGCCGACATCATGGCCGGGCAGGGCACGCTGGGCCTCGAGGTCCTCGAGGAGGTGCCCGACGTCAAGACCGTCCTGGTGCCCACCGGAGGAGGCGGCCTCCTCGCCGGCGTCGCGCTCGCGATCAAGTCGCAGCGGCCCGACGTGAGGGTCGTCGGGATCCAGGCCGAGGGCGCCGCGGCCTACCCCGGATCCCTCGAGGCCGGCCACCCGGTGGCACTCGGCTCGATGAGCACGATGGCCGACGGCATCGCCGTGGGCTGCCCCGGCGACATCCCGTTCGCCGCGATCCGCGACCACGTCGACGACATCGTCACGGTCTCGGAGGAGTCGCTCTCCCGGGCCCTGCTCTCGGTCGTCGAGCGTGCCAAGCTCGTCGTGGAGCCGGCCGGCGTCGCGGCCGTGGCTGCGCTGCTCGACGACCCCGACGCCTTCGAGACGCCCGCCGTCGCCGTGCTCTCGGGCGGCAACATCGACCCGCTCCTGCTCGGCAAGGTCATCCGCCACGGCCTCGCGAGCGCAGGGCGCTACCTCTACCTGCGGGTGTGCATCCCCGACCTGCCGGGAGGCCTGGCCTCGCTGCTCACCGAGGTCGGGGATGCCGGAGCCAACGTGCTCGAGGTCGCCCACGAGCGCATCTCGCCCACCCTCAACCTCAACGAGGTCGAGGTGCGGATCCAGCTCGAGACGCGCAGCGAGACGCATGCCGAGCAGGTGAGGGCCCGGCTCCGCGAGTGTGGCTACCGCGTCTACGAGTGA
- the greA gene encoding transcription elongation factor GreA: protein MTDQGTIWLTQEAYDKLRAELEDLKGPKRQEIIEKISAARDEGDLKENGGYHAAKDEQGKQEARIRQLEDMLRRAEVGETPPNDGVVEPGMVVEIQFDGDDETEKFLLGARENLTEGDDLTVYSPQSAMGSSINGKSKGDTVAYTAPNGKEIKVKIVDAVPYQA from the coding sequence ATGACCGACCAGGGCACCATCTGGCTGACCCAGGAGGCCTACGACAAGCTGCGGGCCGAGCTCGAGGACCTCAAGGGCCCCAAGCGCCAGGAGATCATCGAGAAGATCTCCGCAGCCCGTGACGAGGGTGACCTCAAGGAGAACGGCGGCTACCACGCCGCCAAGGACGAGCAGGGCAAGCAGGAGGCCCGCATCCGCCAGCTCGAGGACATGCTGCGTCGTGCCGAGGTCGGCGAGACCCCGCCCAACGACGGCGTGGTCGAGCCCGGGATGGTCGTGGAGATCCAGTTCGACGGTGACGACGAGACCGAGAAGTTCCTCCTCGGCGCCCGTGAGAACCTCACCGAGGGCGACGACCTGACGGTCTACTCCCCCCAGTCGGCCATGGGCTCCTCGATCAACGGCAAGAGCAAGGGCGACACCGTCGCCTACACCGCGCCCAACGGCAAGGAGATCAAGGTCAAGATCGTTGACGCGGTCCCCTACCAGGCCTGA
- a CDS encoding FUSC family protein gives MRDKVMDRVHDPVWWNDLIQVAKTVLAGVIAWVIAAVVLDLPQPFLAPWSALLVVHATVYRTFSRGLQQIVATVTAVLLAAGVGQLLGLNTAALALLLTVALLVGRFRWYGAEALTVATTSMIVLTTGYHDDTLLISRLLDTGIGIAVGLVVNLLVWPPLRRRTAEAAMERLDADLGQLLVDISEGIVEGRASKDVDAWGERARDILVDIGRAWANVRQVEESARLNPRRSARLVREPDQWHATLRRLEQAVAETHSLVRTLGSQEDHMQVWGEAFGRPWTEMLRDAGLAASSADPRAHLDVRARLVDFNEDLRTTERSEEWPIYGALIINLRNIIDAMDVVAETKYAGRAPLPTQPD, from the coding sequence ATGAGGGACAAGGTGATGGACCGGGTCCACGACCCGGTGTGGTGGAACGACCTGATCCAGGTGGCCAAGACGGTGCTGGCAGGCGTCATCGCCTGGGTCATCGCCGCGGTCGTGCTCGACCTGCCGCAACCGTTCCTGGCTCCGTGGTCAGCGCTGCTGGTCGTGCACGCGACGGTCTACCGGACCTTCTCACGCGGTCTCCAGCAGATCGTCGCGACGGTGACCGCGGTGCTGCTCGCCGCCGGCGTCGGCCAGCTGCTCGGCCTGAACACTGCCGCCCTCGCGCTGCTGCTGACCGTGGCGCTGCTCGTCGGTCGGTTCAGGTGGTACGGCGCCGAGGCGCTCACCGTCGCGACCACCTCGATGATCGTGCTCACCACGGGCTACCACGACGACACGCTGCTCATCTCCCGCCTGCTCGACACCGGGATCGGCATCGCCGTGGGCCTGGTCGTGAACCTCCTCGTCTGGCCGCCGCTCCGTCGTCGTACCGCCGAGGCCGCGATGGAGCGGTTGGACGCCGACCTCGGCCAGCTCCTCGTCGACATCTCCGAGGGGATCGTCGAAGGCCGCGCGTCCAAGGACGTCGACGCCTGGGGTGAGCGCGCACGCGACATCCTCGTCGACATCGGCCGCGCCTGGGCCAACGTGCGCCAGGTCGAGGAGAGCGCGCGCCTCAACCCCAGGCGCTCGGCCAGGCTCGTCCGCGAGCCGGACCAGTGGCACGCCACGCTGCGCCGGCTGGAGCAGGCGGTCGCCGAGACACACAGCCTGGTGCGCACGCTCGGGAGCCAGGAGGACCACATGCAGGTCTGGGGCGAGGCCTTCGGCCGGCCATGGACCGAGATGCTCCGCGACGCGGGGCTGGCGGCGAGCTCGGCCGACCCGCGCGCCCACCTGGACGTCCGAGCGCGCCTCGTCGACTTCAACGAGGACCTCCGCACGACCGAGCGCTCCGAGGAGTGGCCGATCTACGGCGCCTTGATCATCAACCTCCGCAACATCATCGACGCGATGGACGTGGTCGCGGAGACCAAGTACGCCGGGCGCGCTCCTCTCCCCACCCAGCCGGACTGA